The following proteins come from a genomic window of Panthera leo isolate Ple1 chromosome E2, P.leo_Ple1_pat1.1, whole genome shotgun sequence:
- the GABARAPL2 gene encoding gamma-aminobutyric acid receptor-associated protein-like 2 yields MKWMFKEDHSLEHRCVESAKIRAKYPDRVPVIVEKVSGSQIVDIDKRKYLVPSDITVAQFMWIIRKRIQLPSEKAIFLFVDKTVPQSSLTMGQLYEKEKDEDGFLYVAYSGENTFGF; encoded by the exons ATGAAGTGGATGTTCAAGGAGGACCACTCGCTGG AACACAGATGTGTGGAATCTGCGAAGATCCGAGCGAAATATCCCGACCGGGTTCCG GTGATTGTGGAAAAAGTCTCAGGCTCTCAGATTGTTGACATTGACAAACGGAAGTATCTGGTTCCATCTGACATCACTGTGGCTCAGTTCATGTGGATCATCAGGAAAAGGATCCAGCTTCCTTCTGAAAAGGCAATCTTCCTGTTTGTGGATAAGACAGTCCCACAGTCCAG ccTAACTATGGGACAGCTTTACgagaaggaaaaagatgaagaCGGATTCTTGTATGTGGCCTACAGTGGAGAGAACACTTTTGGCTTCTGA